The Arachidicoccus terrestris genome includes the window GCAGGAAGCCGGGTATAAAACAGGTCTCTATACATCTCCGCATTTATATGATTTTAGGGAACGTATTCGGATAAACGGTACAGTTTGCACAGAAGAATTTGTTATTCGATTTGTAGAGAAGATTCAACCTTTATTGCCCGTCATACAGCCTTCTTTTTTTGAGATAACTGTAGCCATGGCTTTTGATTATTTTGCTGAACAGAAAGTAGACATTGCCATCATTGAGACAGGATTGGGAGGAAGACTGGACAGTACGAATGTTATTTTGCCGGAACTCTCGCTTATCACGAATATAAGCTGGGATCATATGCAGTTTCTGGGCGACACATTGCCGCAAATTGCAGGAGAAAAGGCGGGTATTATCAAGGAAGGCAGGCCGGTCGTTGTATCAGAATATATCACGGAAACCAAACCGGTATTTGAATCTGTATCAGCGCAAAAGCATGCCGATCTGTTTTTTGTTCAGGATCTATGGACTGTAACGTCCACGCCATCCAAGAGGGACACAGGCAGTAAAGAGTCTTTATTGAAGATACTTGCAACACGTCATGCAGACGTTAGTGAGCAAGATGATCAGAAGTTGTCGGGTACTTATCAGTTAGATCTGACGGGCAATTATCAGGTAAAGAATGTCGGAGGGGTACTAGAAACAGTGTTTCAGATGCGCCGTTTAGGCTGGAATATAGCTGGACCAGCCGTAAAACGCGCGCTCAAAACAGTTAAGCCGTTAACAGGTATAGCCGGCAGGTGGGATGAAGTATCGGCCCGTCCCTGGATTATCACAGATGTAGGGCATAATGTGGATGGTATCAGGATGATCCGTCAGCAGCTCAGTCTGACTGGTTATAAGAAGCTTCATGTCATTACTGGTTTTGTAAAAGATAAGGATGTCGCTGCCTCTTTGAAGGAACTGCCTAAAGCAGCGCTTTATTATTTTACACAGGCACCTATACCCAGAGCCTTAGATGCCCTACAGTTAGCGTCATTGGCCGCCGGTTTTGGATTATCGGGTGAGGCATATCCAAATATGGAAATGGCACTTCGGTCAGCAATAAGTCACTACAGGGAAGGTGATCTGATTCTTGTTTGTGGCAGCGTGTTTCTCGTCGCGGAAGTCAGAGGAGCGCTCCAAAGACTACAATTTCCATAATAATCAGAATTACAGTTTTGTAAAAAAAAGGAAGCCTAAAAAATTACGCTTCCTTTTTAAGTATATTTTATAGGACAGGTCAGGCGATCTCGATGAGGTAGTAATTCTTTTTACCTTTTTGTACCAGCAGGTATTTATTATGCAGTAATTGTTCTGCCGTTACTTTGTGCTGGATATCTGTTACTTTCTGACGGTTGATGCTTACGCCGCCGCCCTGAATCATTTTACGGGCTTCCCCTTTACTGGGGAAAACTTTAGTTTCCGCTAAAAAGCTGACAACATCCGGTTCTGTATTGAATATCTCTTTGGAAAAGTTTACTTTCTGGACGCCTTCCATATTTTCCAAGTCTTCGACAGATAGCGAGTCCACGGGGGCGTGCTGATTATTGAACAGCTTTTTGGTGACTTCAAGTGCGGATGTCAGCGCTTCGTCTCCATGCACAAATTTGGTAATTTCTTCCGCCAGTTTTTTCTGTAAGATTCTGTCTTCAGGTTTTTGCTCATGTTGAGACAACAATTCATCGACTTCGGCTTCGTTCAGAAACGTAAAGATCTTGATCCAGTTTTTTGCATCTTCATCTGTACTATTTAGCCAGAACTGGTAGAACTGGTAAGGAGTCGTTTTCTCTGGATCCAGCCATACATTCCCCTGTTCCGTTTTGCCGAACTTTGTGCCGTCTGCTTTTTTAATAAGCGGGCATGTAAAGGCGAATGCCTCTCCGCCGGCTTTACGGCGAATCAGTTCCGTACCGGTCGTAATATTACCCCACTGGTCGCTGCCGCCCATTTGTAGCTTCAGGCCTTTCTCTTTGAAAAGATGGTAAAAATCATAGCCTTGCATTAACTGATAGGCAAATTCTGTGTAAGAGATGCCTGTGTCACCGGTAAAGCGTTTTTTGACACTATCTTTGGCCATCATGTAGTTGACAGTGATATGCTTGCCGGTATCACGCAGAAATTCAATGAAAGAAATCGTTTTGAACCAATCATAATTATTGACCAGTACAGCGCTGTTTTCGTCGTTTTCATTGAAATTCAGAAATTTAGACAATTGATTTTTAATACCTTCCACGTTCTTTGTCAGTTGATCTTCGTTTAGAAGATTCCTTTCATCACTTTTGCCGCTGGGATCGCCGATCATACCGGTGGCACCTCCTACGAGTGCATAGGGTTTATGGCCGGCTTTCTGTAAATGAACTAATAATAATATAGGGACCAGACTGCCGATATGCAGGCTGTCAGCGGTTGGATCGAATCCGATGTAGCCAGAGATCTTTTCCTTTAATAATTGTTCCTCTGTTCCCGGCATGATATCCTGGATCATGCCTCTCCAACTTAGCTCTTGTATTAAATTCATCTTCAAAATTTTGGCAAAGGTAAATGAACCGGGCTACAATATGAAACCCCGGGTTTGAAAAGGTATTATAAGCGTATTTGTATTAAAGTAAATAATAATGTAATGTCTGGTTGAAAACCATGTTTAT containing:
- a CDS encoding bifunctional folylpolyglutamate synthase/dihydrofolate synthase; the encoded protein is MDYSQTIEFLYAQLPMFSRDGASAFKKDLSNTWALCEALGQPQNQFKSIHIAGTNGKGSSSHMLAAIMQEAGYKTGLYTSPHLYDFRERIRINGTVCTEEFVIRFVEKIQPLLPVIQPSFFEITVAMAFDYFAEQKVDIAIIETGLGGRLDSTNVILPELSLITNISWDHMQFLGDTLPQIAGEKAGIIKEGRPVVVSEYITETKPVFESVSAQKHADLFFVQDLWTVTSTPSKRDTGSKESLLKILATRHADVSEQDDQKLSGTYQLDLTGNYQVKNVGGVLETVFQMRRLGWNIAGPAVKRALKTVKPLTGIAGRWDEVSARPWIITDVGHNVDGIRMIRQQLSLTGYKKLHVITGFVKDKDVAASLKELPKAALYYFTQAPIPRALDALQLASLAAGFGLSGEAYPNMEMALRSAISHYREGDLILVCGSVFLVAEVRGALQRLQFP
- the tyrS gene encoding tyrosine--tRNA ligase is translated as MNLIQELSWRGMIQDIMPGTEEQLLKEKISGYIGFDPTADSLHIGSLVPILLLVHLQKAGHKPYALVGGATGMIGDPSGKSDERNLLNEDQLTKNVEGIKNQLSKFLNFNENDENSAVLVNNYDWFKTISFIEFLRDTGKHITVNYMMAKDSVKKRFTGDTGISYTEFAYQLMQGYDFYHLFKEKGLKLQMGGSDQWGNITTGTELIRRKAGGEAFAFTCPLIKKADGTKFGKTEQGNVWLDPEKTTPYQFYQFWLNSTDEDAKNWIKIFTFLNEAEVDELLSQHEQKPEDRILQKKLAEEITKFVHGDEALTSALEVTKKLFNNQHAPVDSLSVEDLENMEGVQKVNFSKEIFNTEPDVVSFLAETKVFPSKGEARKMIQGGGVSINRQKVTDIQHKVTAEQLLHNKYLLVQKGKKNYYLIEIA